The Rheinheimera mangrovi genome contains the following window.
TAGGCACGGCACTGAGTAAGATACCTGCATGTTTCTTTCATTGTACCTGTGCATTGTGAAATCCAGCAAACTGAAGCCACTTATTCTTTTAGGCAGCGCTATAGCGTTAGCCAGTTGTTCTTCCACTCCAGAGCAAACTGCTCCGGTAAAACGAGCTCCGCTCGTCAAACCTGCTCCGCAAGCAGAAGAAGAAGTAGAAATCGTTAAAATCGCAAAGCCGTTGTCTGGCGCCGACTTTATTGAACAAGCTGGCCAACAACAAGGTTCAGAGCAGCAATGGCAGTTGCTTGAAGCGGCCAAAGCGCATTTGCAGCAAGGCGAAATAGAACAGGCATTAGCCATTAGCAGAGTTCTGGCACAGCAAGCTGCACCCGAAGTACAGCAGGCTAATTTATTAGCTTTTTTTCAAGGCCTAGTCGCAGCTGGCGATCATGAAGATATTGAAAAATTCAGCAGCCAGTACTCGTTAAGATCATTCAGAGCTGAAGACAAAGCTGCTTATTTGCAAAGCCTGGCACAGTACCAAAGCAGCAGAAGAGAACCGGATAAAGCGGTTAACACTTACCTGCAGCTGCTGACATTGCAACCAGAGCAAACACAATACCAAAGCGCATTGTGGCAACAATTGGGTATGCTGACACCTGACCAATTAGAAAAGGTGCGTCAAAGCTCTGATCCAACAGCTCAGGGTTGGGCCCAATTACTGCAACTGCATCAGCAGCATTTAGGTAATACTCCGGCTTTAACTCAGGCAATCAGCGACTGGCAGCAACAATACTCAAACCTGCCGTCTTTGCAGCAACTGCCGGCTGAAATTCAGCAGTTAAGCGCAGTCGATGCGTTTTCGCCGCAAACTATTGCAGTATTGCTGCCTTTTAGCAGTAACTTCCGCCAGCACGCTGAAGCCATTCAACAGGGAATTCTGGCGGCATCTGCCAACCAGCAAGCCCGTTTAATTTTTATCGACAGCCAAACAGACACTGCAGCACTGAAACAGCAGCTGGCTGCCGAACAAGTGGATTTTGTGATTGGGCCTTTGCTCAGAGAACAAGTAGATGTCATTTCACAACAAGCAGATTGGACCATTCCAACCTTGTTTTTAAATGGCAAAACCGACTTAGTGCAACAATCTGCCGACAAGTTTTATTTTTCACTCAGTGTAGAAGATGAAGCGCACCAAATGGCCATGCTGTTTAAGCAAAAAAACTATAAACAACCTGTGCTGATGGCGTCCCGCAATCCGCTAAGTCAGCGAATGGCTGAACAATTTGGCCGTGATTGGAAACAAATAGCGGGTAAAGAGCCGGAAGTCTATTGGTTTGCTGATCAGGCGGGCATGGAAAGCACCATCAAACAATTACTGGAAACCGCTGCCAGTGAGCAGCGTATCCGCGAAATCAGTCAGTTAGCTGGTGAAAGTGTCAAAGCTGAACCTCATAGTCGTCAGGATATAGACGCTATATATTTACTGGCCGACCCATCGCAAACCCGTTTATTGAAACCCTACATTGATGTGTCAGTAGCTCCGACTAAAACCACAGTGCCTGTGTACGCCAGTTCACGCAGCCATCAGAAATCAGCAGAGTTCACCGACCGCCGTGACTTACAGGGCTTAACTTTTACCGAAATGCCATGGATGCTTAGTACTGGCCAGCAGCAAGAATTCCGTCAGCAATTTGAGCAGCTGTTTCCACAGCAGGATGAAACTCTGCAGCGTTTGTTTGCTATGGGTTACGACTCCTACCACTTAATTTTCCGTTTAAAGCAGCAACAGCAGTTCCCTGCCCTGCGTTATCAGGGCTTAACAGGTAATCTGGCCTTATCCACAGGCGGACAGGTTCAGCGACAGTTAACCTGGGGCAAATACAGTAAGGATGGTTTGCTGACACCACGGACGCCATAAATGAGCAAAAGCACTGGGCAGTTTTATGAACAACAAGCCTTAGTGTTTTTACAGCAACAAGGCTTACAGCTGGTGCAGCAAAACTACAGTTGTCGCTTTGGTGAAATTGATTTAGTGATGCGTGAGCAACAAAGGTTGGTTTTTGTGGAAGTGAAATTCAGGCGCAGCAACCATTTTGGTGGTGCTGCTGCGGCCGTGACCTTAAGCAAACAACAAAAACTAACCCGCACAGCTCAGTGTTATTTACAAAGTGTTGGCCAACAACATTGCCGTTTTGATGTAGTGGCCATAACCGAACAGCCAGCAGATATTTGCTGGATTAAGAACGCTTTTGCAGGAACAGCTAACTAATGCAAGACCATATCAGGCAACTTTTTACTGAAAATATTCAAACCATGATAGCAACAGCCGAAGCTTTGTCTGAGCCTATCGAAAACGCCGCCGCCAGTCTGGTGAACTGCCTGATCAACGGTGGCAAAGTAATATGTTGTGGCGAAGGTGCATCAGCAGCTTTAGCCACTCATTTTGCTCAGCTGTTATTGGATCAGTTTGAAGCCGAACGGCCTTGTTTACCCGCTTTTGCCTTGTTAAGTAATAACTCCAGCTTACAACCAGGTAATCAGGAAAACCCTGATCATCTGGCGCGCCAGGTGCGGGCTTTGGGTCAATCCGGTGATGTGCTGGTCGCCATTTCAATGACAGGTGAAGAACATAATCTGATCAAAGCTGTTGAAGCCGCCTTAACCAAAGATATGACTGTGGTGGCTTTAACTGTAGATAACAGTGGTGAATTATCGGGTTTACTGGGCAACCAGGATACTGAATTAAAGGTGCCGGCGCACAGACCGGCGCGGGTGTTTGAGTGTTATACCTTTTTACTGCACGCGTTATGCGAACTGATCGACATAACTCTGTTTCCGCAACAAGGAGATCTTTGATGTTGAATAAATTAATGCTGGTGTTACTGACCAGTTGGTTATTACAAGGCTGTGCGGCAGCTGTATTGGCAGGCGGAGCAACAGCAGTGACTTCTGCCGGCGATCCACGCACTCTGGGTAGTCAGATTGACGATAAAAGTATTCAGGTCAAAGTGATCCGGGCCTTAGACGAAAACCCGGAAACCAAGAAAAAGGGCAATATCAATATGACCAGTTACAACGGCATAGTGCTGTTAACAGGTCAGGTGCCAAATGAACGGGTACGTGAAGTCGCGGCCGAACTGTCCAGAGTCGAAGGTGTTAAAGATGTGCATAACCAGCTACGTGTAGCCAGCGAAATCAGTTTTGCTACAGGCAGCAAAGACAGCTGGATCACCACACGTATCAAAGGTAAATTTCTGGCCGATAAAAACGTCAGCGGTTTGAATATCAAAGTAGTCACCGAAAACGGTGAAGTGTTTTTAATGGGTCTGGTCAGTCAGCAAGAAGCTGAAAGAGCCGTTAACTTAGCACGCAACGTTGATGGCGTAGCTCGCGTTATTAAAGCTTTTGAATACAAGGATCAGTAGCCTTGGCTCTGTCACTGTCTTAATCAACTTATGATGTAAGGTCAGAGCCTAAGCTCTGGCCTTTATTATTCAGCATTCCTGCACCGACATAGCCATAAACAAGTTCGGGTCAATAAACCAGGACAAAGTGACTAACGAAAAATAAATCGACAGCAACCCATAGTTAAATCAATGCCCAGCCTGATCAATCACCTTAGCCGTTCTGTTGGCATACAAGACCTGTTCTTCTGCAGTCATCTTACGACCATCAGGCGCAGAGCCAATCAGCACAGGACAAAAACCAAAGCAGCGCAATTAAATCAATCCTGGTCAGCATAACAAACCTTATTCCAGAGACAATTCAGTTGCCAACGGCAAGGTAAAGTAAAAACAAGCGCCCCCTGTTTCGGATCGCTGATAACCAATTTCACCACGCATGGCTTTAATCAGATCTTTACATATCGCCAGACCCAATCCCGTTCCTGCAACTTGTCGGCGATCCGATGAATCTGCCTGAGAAAACTTTTCAAATAATCGGGGCTCAAAGCTATCGGACACACCAGAACCCTGATCTATCACAGACACCCTGACTTTTTTGGCATATGACTCCATGGTCACTCTCACTACAGCGCCAACAGGCGAATGCCGTATCGCATTGGCCAGTAAGTTGGCCATCACTTGCTGCACTCTGACTTCGTCCACTTCGACCCATAAATCATCCTGCTCAGCAGACAGCATCTCCAGCTTCACCTGACGCTGTAAGGCAACGGGTTGGTTCAAATCTATTGCCTGCCTGACCAATTCAGCTAAAGGCCAAAGCCTTAACTTAAACTGCATTTTATTGACAGCGAGTTTTTCGATATCCAGTAAATCGTTGATAAGTTTACCTAAACGCTGACTGTTTTGCTGCGCAAGCACCAACATATGCTGCTGCTTTTCGTTCAGCGGCCCCAAAGCTCCGCCCACAGCCAAACCCAAAGCACCGCTGATCGCTGTCAATGGTGTGCGCAATTCGTGGCTGACTGTGGAGACAAATTCGTTTTTCAGTTGTTCCACTTTTTTGCGCTCGGAAATATCACGAATAAGCCAGACATAACGCGCTTTGCCCTGGTGTTCAGTTCTGTTTCGCGACAAATCCATTGCAAAAATTTCGCCGCTGTAGCGCATCCCTTGTAGTTCAACAGCTGCACCGTCGTCCGGTGCCAGTGTGGCTAATACTGCGGCCTGCCCGGGCGCGAGCAGCACACTAAAAGGTTGCCCCGCCAGTTGAATAGGCAAGTAACCAAACACTGTGCTGACAGCACTGTTGACCCTGTCAATTGTGCCGT
Protein-coding sequences here:
- the dolP gene encoding division/outer membrane stress-associated lipid-binding lipoprotein codes for the protein MLNKLMLVLLTSWLLQGCAAAVLAGGATAVTSAGDPRTLGSQIDDKSIQVKVIRALDENPETKKKGNINMTSYNGIVLLTGQVPNERVREVAAELSRVEGVKDVHNQLRVASEISFATGSKDSWITTRIKGKFLADKNVSGLNIKVVTENGEVFLMGLVSQQEAERAVNLARNVDGVARVIKAFEYKDQ
- a CDS encoding ATP-binding protein; protein product: MEQSRVSTHQSQWLLPWQWLVPLFCLLCAGIVTEYQSRQLVEQRQNQALQQLIGLSGQLRSFVESELNTSLYMSLGLASHLRASDGKLSEKEMLFLLRNLLEQGKHIRNIGLAPDNVLTLIYPVQGNERALGLDYKNLPQQWPEIKQLIEDKEPKLVGPIALIQGGEGYIYRLPLFLNDGSYWGIISTVLDLTSFNQMLLQQANSYQVQVGIRKKNASSGALFGYSHLFSKDALILDLNIKGAEWQIAVRFMDEAAGWGLWQWRLLGASLSVVFCLMLAWLLHSYRRSALFADALQDNEMYSRRIMNSVVDVIVTTDLDGTIDRVNSAVSTVFGYLPIQLAGQPFSVLLAPGQAAVLATLAPDDGAAVELQGMRYSGEIFAMDLSRNRTEHQGKARYVWLIRDISERKKVEQLKNEFVSTVSHELRTPLTAISGALGLAVGGALGPLNEKQQHMLVLAQQNSQRLGKLINDLLDIEKLAVNKMQFKLRLWPLAELVRQAIDLNQPVALQRQVKLEMLSAEQDDLWVEVDEVRVQQVMANLLANAIRHSPVGAVVRVTMESYAKKVRVSVIDQGSGVSDSFEPRLFEKFSQADSSDRRQVAGTGLGLAICKDLIKAMRGEIGYQRSETGGACFYFTLPLATELSLE
- a CDS encoding YraN family protein, coding for MSKSTGQFYEQQALVFLQQQGLQLVQQNYSCRFGEIDLVMREQQRLVFVEVKFRRSNHFGGAAAAVTLSKQQKLTRTAQCYLQSVGQQHCRFDVVAITEQPADICWIKNAFAGTAN
- a CDS encoding penicillin-binding protein activator, producing the protein MFLSLYLCIVKSSKLKPLILLGSAIALASCSSTPEQTAPVKRAPLVKPAPQAEEEVEIVKIAKPLSGADFIEQAGQQQGSEQQWQLLEAAKAHLQQGEIEQALAISRVLAQQAAPEVQQANLLAFFQGLVAAGDHEDIEKFSSQYSLRSFRAEDKAAYLQSLAQYQSSRREPDKAVNTYLQLLTLQPEQTQYQSALWQQLGMLTPDQLEKVRQSSDPTAQGWAQLLQLHQQHLGNTPALTQAISDWQQQYSNLPSLQQLPAEIQQLSAVDAFSPQTIAVLLPFSSNFRQHAEAIQQGILAASANQQARLIFIDSQTDTAALKQQLAAEQVDFVIGPLLREQVDVISQQADWTIPTLFLNGKTDLVQQSADKFYFSLSVEDEAHQMAMLFKQKNYKQPVLMASRNPLSQRMAEQFGRDWKQIAGKEPEVYWFADQAGMESTIKQLLETAASEQRIREISQLAGESVKAEPHSRQDIDAIYLLADPSQTRLLKPYIDVSVAPTKTTVPVYASSRSHQKSAEFTDRRDLQGLTFTEMPWMLSTGQQQEFRQQFEQLFPQQDETLQRLFAMGYDSYHLIFRLKQQQQFPALRYQGLTGNLALSTGGQVQRQLTWGKYSKDGLLTPRTP
- a CDS encoding D-sedoheptulose-7-phosphate isomerase, with translation MQDHIRQLFTENIQTMIATAEALSEPIENAAASLVNCLINGGKVICCGEGASAALATHFAQLLLDQFEAERPCLPAFALLSNNSSLQPGNQENPDHLARQVRALGQSGDVLVAISMTGEEHNLIKAVEAALTKDMTVVALTVDNSGELSGLLGNQDTELKVPAHRPARVFECYTFLLHALCELIDITLFPQQGDL